A section of the Festucalex cinctus isolate MCC-2025b chromosome 7, RoL_Fcin_1.0, whole genome shotgun sequence genome encodes:
- the LOC144022201 gene encoding uncharacterized protein LOC144022201 — translation MSTTCHICKITFRRVMSLSLHLDNAHCPPVCCKCSQSFSTAWELNKHAQEPCLGSAVERSELASDVNYDWGRPLDSDDAYEMSTDASASNASEDDSDFDVNANESELSDSSSAESTDFADYSSRGEPAAPANKNTICESCGRGPFRSLKLHLRHCIRLLSKTFQCSRCMMLFSNEAALKEHRAVLYSCDSCGQVFSNLHQHRPHQPPNRGRIRLMCFCSESIPKTCAICKSLFSSEKFLLTHVTEVHTSVVGTKLCVDTKPPGLTDNKAFAESPLQPVVNTKQVINGQLPTDHTYSVSAQVQTSHHDPACSTPLPAIPALLEDQNPKLAPIEPANTRVPRSCRECGAVLRQPSLAISHRYLHRGRRSHRCQCGRAFKHRLHLLRHCVQHAEAESYICVNCGNTFTGARLLAEHLRGEKWKKGKCRMPLACSCGHFFYRASAYIWHQIKNNVKSRCFENIYK, via the coding sequence ATGAGCACCACCTGCCACATCTGCAAGATCACCTTCCGACGCGTGATGTCGCTCTCCTTACACTTGGACAATGCGCACTGTCCGCCGGTGTGCTGTAAGTGCTCTCAGTCTTTCAGCACCGCGTGGGAGCTTAACAAGCATGCGCAAGAACCATGCTTGGGCTCAGCGGTCGAAAGGAGCGAGCTAGCGTCGGACGTCAACTACGATTGGGGAAGACCCCTGGACTCGGATGACGCGTACGAGATGAGTACGGACGCGTCGGCGAGCAACGCATCTGAGGACGATAGTGACTTTGACGTCAAcgcaaatgaaagtgagctcaGTGACTCCAGCTCGGCAGAGTCCACCGATTTCGCAGACTATTCCAGTCGAGGCGAGCCCGCCGCCCCTGCTAACAAGAACACCATTTGCGAATCGTGTGGCCGAGGGCCATTCAGGTCCCTCAAGCTGCATCTGCGCCACTGCATCAGGCTCTTGAGCAAAACCTTCCAGTGCTCCCGCTGCATGATGTTGTTTTCGAACGAGGCGGCTCTCAAGGAGCACCGCGCCGTCTTGTACTCGTGCGACAGCTGCGGCCAGGTGTTCAGTAACTTGCACCAGCACCGTCCGCACCAGCCTCCCAACCGAGGCCGCATACGCTTGATGTGCTTCTGCTCCGAATCCATACCCAAAACGTGCGCCATATGCAAGTCCTTGTTTTCCAGCGAAAAGTTCTTGTTGACCCACGTCACCGAAGTTCACACGTCGGTGGTCGGCACCAAGTTGTGCGTTGACACCAAACCGCCGGGTTTGACCGACAATAAGGCGTTCGCAGAGAGTCCTCTCCAGCCCGTCGTCAACACCAAGCAGGTCATAAACGGACAACTCCCTACGGATCATACGTATTCTGTTTCCGCTCAGGTCCAGACAAGCCACCACGACCCGGCATGTTCAACTCCGCTTCCCGCCATTCCGGCCTTGTTGGAGGACCAAAACCCGAAGTTGGCCCCCATAGAGCCCGCAAACACCCGGGTGCCGCGCAGCTGCCGGGAGTGCGGCGCCGTCCTACGGCAGCCCTCCCTCGCCATTAGCCACCGCTACCTCCACCGAGGCCGCCGCTCGCACCGGTGCCAGTGCGGCCGGGCCTTCAAGCACCGGCTGCACCTCCTGCGGCACTGCGTGCAGCACGCCGAGGCGGAGAGTTACATCTGCGTCAACTGCGGCAACACCTTCACCGGAGCGAGACTTTTAGCCGAGCACCTGAGGGGAGAGAAATGGAAGAAGGGAAAGTGCAGGATGCCCCTCGCATGCAGCTGTGGACATTTCTTTTATAGGGCATCTGCATACATATGGCATCAGATTAAAAACAATGTGAAAAGCAGATGTTTTGAAAATATCTATAAATGA
- the smg9 gene encoding nonsense-mediated mRNA decay factor SMG9: protein MRMINCAGTTHVTICFTTSTFIETHVCLICGSREYQAGGDYLRTFFITVVVNMSESGHSQPGIYGPGRRRRRRRGDRDIGPPGQNLSGPSRDRDYQPRERRDGSEEPPGPMIQKTPIILAKPPGERAKPLQNAPVSGAPVLDKPIMLMKARDDTVKPATPPEATPLPSGPGPSKVEREGQRPTQPVYQIQNRGMSAATSSAVDPLVGQSKLIPPEKMKHSIKLVDEQMNWCDSAMEYLRDQTDMLVVGVIGLQGTGKSTVMSLLSANTPEEDQRGYVFRAQTQEMKERGGNQSTGIDFFITQERIIFLDTQPMLSPSILDHLINNDRKLPPEYNLPYTYVEMQSLQIASFLFTVCHVVIVVQDWFTDLNLYRFLQTAEMLKPSTPSASHDSTGSSGSEDGAEYYPHIVFLQNKSKREDFCPRNLKDMHMVVDKLMAHSHLKYKSSLSMLDCNIFPGLSQNYMPTEVNMFLLPMQDSDGEDNLTKAGSTMTYPLFSLLPGYKGHPSFSTMISKLRSQILAMPRCQLSHTILTEKNWFHYAARIWDGVKKSSALSEYSRLLG, encoded by the exons ATGAGGATGATTAATTGTGCCGGAACAACTCATGTTACAATATGTTTCACAACGTCAACATTTATTGAAACAcatgtttgtttgatttgtgGAAGCAGAGAGTATCAAGCGGGTGGAGATTATTTGCGTACATTTTTTATTACCGTTGTTGTAAACATGTCAGAATCGGGACACAGCCAGCCTGGCATATATGGACCGGGACGTAGGCGAAGGCGACGTCGTGGCGACCGCGACATTGGACCTCCAGGCCAGAACCTGTCCGGCCCCAGTCGGGATCGAGATTACCAACCGAGGGAGCGAAGG gacggAAGTGAGGAACCACCCGGTCCAATGATTCAGAAGACCCCCATCATTCTGGCCAAACCCCCCGGAGAGAgg GCCAAGCCATTACAGAATGCGCCAGTCAGCGGAGCTCCAGTTCTTGACAAGCCGATCATGCTGATGAAGGCTCGGGATGACACAGTGAAACCGGCAACTCCTCCAGAAGCGACGCCTCTGCCTTCCGGTCCCGGGCCCTCGAAAGTGGAGAGGGAAGGCCAGCGACCCACCCAGCCCGTCTACCAGATCCAGAATCGAGGAATGAGTGCTGCAACAAGCAGTGCTGTGGACC CCTTGGTTGGCCAATCGAAACTCATCCCACCAGAGAAGATGAAGCACAGCATCAAGCTGGTGGATGAGCAGATGAACTGGTGTGACAGTGCCATGGAG TACCTGCGGGACCAAACTGATATGCTGGTGGTGGGAGTCATTGGCCTGCAGGGAACTGGGAAATCAACCGTCATGTCTCTGCTATCAGCCAACACCCCCGAAGAAGACCAAAG GGGCTACGTATTTAGAGCCCAGACTCAAGAGATGAAGGAGCGAGGTGGAAACCAGAGCACAGGAATTGACTTCTTCATCACGCAGGAGAGGATCATCTTCTTGGACACTCAG CCAATGCTCAGCCCGTCCATTCTGGACCACCTCATCAACAACGACCGAAAGTTGCCCCCTGAATACAATCTGCCTTACACGTATGTGGAGATGCAG TCTCTTCAGATTGCCTCCTTCCTGTTTACAGTTTGCCATGTGGTCATTGTGGTTCAAGACTGGTTCACTGACTTAAACCTCTACAG gtttctTCAAACGGCCGAAATGCTGAAACCTTCCACGCCGTCCGCAAGCCACGACAGCACGGGCTCATCCGGCAGTGAGGACGGCGCAGAGTACTATCCGCATATAG TGTTCCTACAGAATAAGAGCAAGCGTGAAGATTTCTGCCCGAGGAATCTGAAGGACATGCATATGGTGGTGGATAAATTAATGGCCCACTCTCACCTCAAATACAAAA GTTCACTATCCATGCTGGACTGCAATATTTTCCCTGGCCTGAGCCAGAACTATATGCCAACTGAAGTCAACATGTTCCTGCTGCCCATGCAGGACAGCGACGGCGAGGATAATCTCACGAAAGCAG GCTCCACTATGACGTATCCCCTCTTCTCCCTGCTCCCGGGTTACAAGGGGCACCCTTCTTTCTCCACCATGATCTCCAAGCTGCGCAGCCAAATACTGGCCATGCCCCGTTGTCAGCTGTCACACACCATCCTCACTGAAAAGAACTG GTTTCACTACGCCGCTCGAATCTGGGACGGTGTCAAAAAATCCTCCGCCCTCTCCGAATACAGCCGCTTGCTGGGCTAG
- the LOC144022523 gene encoding ly6/PLAUR domain-containing protein 3-like: MHHLLFLGILLLPKAYTLKCYECAAGSSGTCIDTTNECPPLATQCSALRIIMYSGESVIADINGKSCSLAEHCAQASVNFGMTRTVLINQCCTTDLCNSLPAPDYSKARPSGRKCFTCNGLHCNATVECQGNEYHCISTTVDIKGQKTTMKGCASKQMCTNTEQVEGLIGTQISCCEGDYCNSGSRQRAGKLLLVALLLSLIMRCNVFL, encoded by the exons ATGCATCACCTGCTATTCCTTGGGATTTTACTCCTTCCTAAAG CCTACACGCTGAAGTGTTATGAGTGTGCAGCGGGAAGCTCAGGCACCTGCATCGACACAACTAACGAGTGCCCTCCACTGGCGACTCAGTGTAGTGCACTCAGAATAATTATGTATTCAG GTGAGTCAGTTATTGCtgacatcaatgggaaaagTTGCAGCTTAGCAGAACACTGTGCACAAGCCTCAGTCAATTTTGGAATGACCAGAACCGTACTCATCAACCAGTGTTGCACCACAGATCTGTGCAACAGCCTTCCAGCGCCTG ATTACAGCAAGGCCAGGCCCAGTGGTCGAAAATGCTTCACCTGCAATGGGCTACATTGCAATGCCACTGTGGAATGTCAAGGCAACGAGTACCATTGCATCTCAACGACGG TGGACATCAAGGGCCAAAAGACCACCATGAAGGGCTGTGCCTCCAAGCAAATGTGCACCAATACGGAGCAGGTGGAAGGCCTCATTGGAACCCAAATCAGCTGCTGTGAGGGCGACTACTGCAATAGTGGCAGCAGACAAAGAGCTGGCAAGTTACTCTTGGTAGCACTACTGCTCTCTTTGATCATGCGCTGTAACGTATTTCTGTAA